The following proteins come from a genomic window of Dreissena polymorpha isolate Duluth1 chromosome 1, UMN_Dpol_1.0, whole genome shotgun sequence:
- the LOC127865032 gene encoding uncharacterized protein LOC127865032, with protein sequence MTAWQSSERLKPELENSPFSKPDSNESQSTRGISPKEMEPTNGDGHERTLLERTNTRDSSESRIRVCQPVPRRRNVCASNMQTAGTLFDGFRSVSFSSQSSSDLSGTESENLSSSLSGRNRSVNFSPKVEIVNSDPSARTEIPELTLRASFSSRSLDHLLEGDHVFGHYRAILAGYPGWCPMETDYTVPRTMTTALPRLGTYVIWYSRKKHCLVITISFSGRLIHYRIRMKVNNIGHGQDFSFFITKDLHFTNIIALLDYYQTQGLAVVDNENRTPGHQKLVPMATAVRVKYTTSV encoded by the exons ATGACAGCGTGGCAAAGTTCAGAGAGACTGAAGCCAGAACTGGAAAATAGTCCCTTTTCCAAGCCCGACAGTAATGAATCACAGAGTACACGTGGCATATCGCCCAAGGAAATGGAGCCAACAAATGGTGATGGTCACGAACGTACGTTGTTAGAAAGAACAAATACGAGAGATTCATCTGAGAGTCGAATTCGTGTATGCCAACCAGTTCCCAGAAGAAGAAATGTGTGTGCCAGCAATATGCAAACAGCCGGTACACTATTTGACGGGTTTCGCTCAGTATCATTTTCAAGTCAATCAAGCTCCGATTTATCTGGAACAGAAAGTGAAAATTTGTCAAGCTCCTTGTCGGGACGAAATAGGTCTGTCAACTTCAGCCCGAAGGTCGAAATAGTGAACTCGGACCCTTCGGCACGAACAGAAATTCCAGAGCTGACTTTACGCGCCTCATTTTCGAGTAGGTCTCTAGACCACTTGTTGGAAGGGGACCATGTGTTCGGCCACTACCGGGCAATACTAGCAGGCTACCCTGGGTGGTGTCCTATGGAAACAGACTACACT GTTCCAAGAACAATGACCACGGCACTACCACGCCTTGGAACTTACGTCATCTGGTATAGCAGAAAGAAACACTGCCTTGTGATCACTATCAG TTTTTCTGGACGGCTTATTCACTATAGAATTCGCATGAAAGTGAACAACATTGGACACGGGCAGGATTTCTCCTTTTTCATCACTAAGGACCTCCATTTCACCAACATTATTGCGCTTCTGGACTACTACCAAACCCAGGGACTGGCCGTTGTTGATAACGAGAACAGAACGCCTGGTCACCAGAAATTGGTGCCAATGGCAACTGCTGTGCGCGTGAAATATACCACTAGTGTTTGA